A portion of the Glandiceps talaboti chromosome 13, keGlaTala1.1, whole genome shotgun sequence genome contains these proteins:
- the LOC144444957 gene encoding sulfotransferase 1 family member D1-like, translating to MSKAEKAYTDRNRNKGRTDAYVYERTGEEMSWFVPADSLDAMLTFEVRPSDIFLITAAKSGTTWMMHIVSLIMNNANEEVLNASSTSPFNPYVTYPEFYILNHDVQPGYKTLAQMENQRFIPTHLSPNLLPPQVFKKMPKVIYVARNPKDVAVSLYHHFLQDAFLRSYTWEEYLLFSLKGTIRGEWGNHVIPWWEKRNEKNVFFVKYEDMVRDAGCCSTNSDSYNTMEINCKVGGWKDYFTVAQNEEFDEVYKRWIGDSGLVMDFTLP from the exons ATGTCGAAGGCAGAAAAGGCATATACAGATAGAAACCGGAATAAGGGACGTACTGATGCGTATGTATATGAAAGGACTGGAGAAGAAATGTCATGGTTTGTGCCTGCAGACAGTTTAGATGCCATGTTAACATTTGAAGTGAGACCAAGTGACATCTTTCTTATAACAGCTGCTAAATCAG GTACAACATGGATGATGCACATAGTAtcactaatcatgaacaatgcAAATGAGGAAGTACTCAACGCCAGTTCCACATCGCCGTTTAATCCGTATGTAACTTACCCAGAGTTCTATATATTGAACCATGACGTACAACCCGGTTATAAAACACTAGCACAGATGGAAAATCAGAGATTTATTCCCACACATCTTTCACCCAATCTCCTACCGCCACAAGTTTTCAAAAAGATGCCAAAG GTAATCTACGTAGCTCGTAATCCTAAAGATGTCGCTGTGTCTTTGTACCATCATTTCCTACAGGATGCATTTTTACGTTCATACACCTGGGAAGA ATATCTATTGTTTTCCCTTAAAGGAACCATACGTGGTGAGTGGGGAAATCATGTTATCCCATGGTGggagaagagaaatgaaaagAATGTGTTCTTTGTGAAGTATGAAGATATGGTTAGG GATGCAGGCTGTTGTTCGACAAACAGCGATTCCTACAACACTATGGAAataaact GTAAAGTTGGTGGCTGGAAAGACTACTTCACTGTTGCTCAGAATGAAGAATTCGATGAAGTTTACAAGAGATGGATTGGGGACAGTGGTTTGGTGATGGACTTTACATTACCATGa